One genomic segment of Lampris incognitus isolate fLamInc1 chromosome 2, fLamInc1.hap2, whole genome shotgun sequence includes these proteins:
- the LOC130107626 gene encoding solute carrier family 35 member E2A-like isoform X1 gives MAAKGQPARHPLWRLLSPFGGQQERVVLARSESLPGEHVLKITVTETTVIEADSGVWNFRSLTYLGLWYFLSFCTLFLNKYILSLLEGEPSMLGAVQMLSTTIIGCLKMFVPCCLYQHKARSEYPPNFALIMLFVGLMRFTTVVLGLVSLKNVAVSFSETVKSSAPIFTVIMSRLILGEYTGLWVNLSLFPVMVGLALCTATEITFNLLGFSAALSTNIMDCLQNVFSKKLLSGDTYKFSPPELQFYTSAAAVIMLIPAWLFLLDVPVVGKSGQTFVFSQDIVLLLLFDGGLFHLQSVTAYALMGRISPVTFRWDCWLSGATERLLTRSPGPWDRIVVVGRWGSGLFLGGGYFLFSIAFVCQLCLCGLIACVAGLHRMQSKSCFQMVLLIIFK, from the exons ATGGCAGCGAAAGGTCAGCCCGCCCGACACCCGCTATGGCGCCTCCTTTCACCATTTGGCGGCCAGCAGGAGCGAGTGGTGCTGGCTCGCAGCGAGAGCCTACCCGGAGAACATGTGCTGAAAATCACTGTCACAGAGACCACTGTGATTGAGGCGGATTCGGGCGTGTGGAACTTTCGCTCCTTGACCTACCTGGGGCTTTGGTATTTCCTCAGCTTCTGCACGCTGTTTCTTAACAAGTACATCTTGTCACTGCTGGAGGGAGAGCCAAGCATGCTGG GTGCTGTTCAgatgctctccaccaccatcattggCTGCCTGAAGATGTTTGTGCCCTGCTGCCTGTACCAACACAAGGCCCGGAGTGAATATCCCCCCAACTTTGCCCTGATCATGTTGTTTGTTGGGCTCATGAG GTTCACCACTGTTGTTCTGGGCCTGGTCAGCTTGAAGAATGTTGCCGTGTCGTTTTCCGAGACGGTGAAGAGCTCAGCGCCCATCTTCACCGTAATCATGTCCCGACTGATCCTGGGAGAATACACAG GACTGTGGGTTAACCTCTCGCTGTTCCCTGTCATGGTCGGGCTGGCTCTCTGCACTGCCACCGAGATAACATTCAACCTGCTTGGCTTCTCCGCGGCGCTTTCCACCAACATCATGGACTG tTTACAGAACGTCTTTTCCAAAAAACTGCTAAGTGGAGACACCTACAAATTCAG CCCTCCAGAGCTGCAGTTTTACACCAGTGCGGCGGCGGTCATCATGCTCATCCCAGCGTGGCTCTTCCTGTTG GATGTTCCGGTGGTCGGGAAGAGCGGTCAGACCTTCGTCTTCAGTCAGGACATCGTCCTCTTGCTGCTCTTCGATGGCGGCTTGTTCCACTTGCAGAGTGTCACCGCCTACGCGCTCATGGGCCGCATATCTCCCGTCACATTCAGGTGGGACTGCTGGCTGTCGGGAGCCACCGAGCGTCTGCTTACCCGCTCACCGGGACCTTGGGACCGTATCGTGGTTGTGGGCAGATGGGGATCCGGGTTGTTTCTCGGAGGGGGATATTTTCTGTTTTCCATAGCTTTTGTCTGTCAGTTGTGCTTGTGTGGTCTCATTGCCTGTGTAGCAGGTCTACATCGTATGCAATCCAAGTCATGTTTTCAGATGGTTTTGCTGATAATTTTCAAATGA
- the LOC130107626 gene encoding solute carrier family 35 member E2A-like isoform X2 yields the protein MAAKGQPARHPLWRLLSPFGGQQERVVLARSESLPGEHVLKITVTETTVIEADSGVWNFRSLTYLGLWYFLSFCTLFLNKYILSLLEGEPSMLGAVQMLSTTIIGCLKMFVPCCLYQHKARSEYPPNFALIMLFVGLMRFTTVVLGLVSLKNVAVSFSETVKSSAPIFTVIMSRLILGEYTGLWVNLSLFPVMVGLALCTATEITFNLLGFSAALSTNIMDCLQNVFSKKLLSGDTYKFSPPELQFYTSAAAVIMLIPAWLFLLDVPVVGKSGQTFVFSQDIVLLLLFDGGLFHLQSVTAYALMGRISPVTFSVASTVKHALSVWLSVIVFSNHVTLISAVGTVLVFLGVFLYNKARQLQRQTLQATAAEEDHKPQLHCNQDFQASQS from the exons ATGGCAGCGAAAGGTCAGCCCGCCCGACACCCGCTATGGCGCCTCCTTTCACCATTTGGCGGCCAGCAGGAGCGAGTGGTGCTGGCTCGCAGCGAGAGCCTACCCGGAGAACATGTGCTGAAAATCACTGTCACAGAGACCACTGTGATTGAGGCGGATTCGGGCGTGTGGAACTTTCGCTCCTTGACCTACCTGGGGCTTTGGTATTTCCTCAGCTTCTGCACGCTGTTTCTTAACAAGTACATCTTGTCACTGCTGGAGGGAGAGCCAAGCATGCTGG GTGCTGTTCAgatgctctccaccaccatcattggCTGCCTGAAGATGTTTGTGCCCTGCTGCCTGTACCAACACAAGGCCCGGAGTGAATATCCCCCCAACTTTGCCCTGATCATGTTGTTTGTTGGGCTCATGAG GTTCACCACTGTTGTTCTGGGCCTGGTCAGCTTGAAGAATGTTGCCGTGTCGTTTTCCGAGACGGTGAAGAGCTCAGCGCCCATCTTCACCGTAATCATGTCCCGACTGATCCTGGGAGAATACACAG GACTGTGGGTTAACCTCTCGCTGTTCCCTGTCATGGTCGGGCTGGCTCTCTGCACTGCCACCGAGATAACATTCAACCTGCTTGGCTTCTCCGCGGCGCTTTCCACCAACATCATGGACTG tTTACAGAACGTCTTTTCCAAAAAACTGCTAAGTGGAGACACCTACAAATTCAG CCCTCCAGAGCTGCAGTTTTACACCAGTGCGGCGGCGGTCATCATGCTCATCCCAGCGTGGCTCTTCCTGTTG GATGTTCCGGTGGTCGGGAAGAGCGGTCAGACCTTCGTCTTCAGTCAGGACATCGTCCTCTTGCTGCTCTTCGATGGCGGCTTGTTCCACTTGCAGAGTGTCACCGCCTACGCGCTCATGGGCCGCATATCTCCCGTCACATTCAG TGTTGCCAGTACCGTGAAGCATGCGCTGTCCGTGTGGCTGAGCGTCATCGTGTTCAGTAACCACGTGACGCTCATCAGCGCCGTCGGCACCGTGCTGGTCTTCCTGGGAGTTTTCCTGTACAACAAGGCCCGGCAGCTGCAGAGGCAGACCCTGCAGGCCACGGCTGCCGAAGAGGACCACAAACCACAGCTTCACTGCAACCAGGACTTCCAGGCCTCGCAGTCGTAG
- the LOC130106576 gene encoding serine/threonine-protein kinase 38, whose translation MAMTGQTSCYSMSSHTKERVTMAKVTLETFYSNLIAQHEEREMRQQKLEKVMDQEGLADEEKRIRRSQHARKETEFLRLKRTRLGLEDFESLKVIGRGAFGEVRLVQKKDTGHVYAMKILRKADMLEKEQVGHIRAERDILVEADSLWVVKMFYSFQDKMNLYLIMEFLPGGDMMTLLMKKDTLTEEATQFYIAETVLAIDSIHQLGFIHRDIKPDNLLLDSRGHVKLSDFGLCTGLKRAHRTDFYKNLNHSLPSDLSKQTFQNMNSKRKAETWKRNRRQLAFSTVGTPDYIAPEVFMQNGYNKLCDWWSLGVIMYEMLIGYPPFCSETPQETYRKVMNWRETLTFPPEVPISEKAKDLILRFCCEEEHRIGASGVDEIKSNTFFEGVDYDHIRERPAAIPIEIKSIDDTSNFDEFPDSDILQPTGPVASNQSEADLKSKDWVFINYTYKRFEGLTARGAIPSYMKSGRR comes from the exons ATGGCAATGACCGGACAGACCTCCTGTTATTCGATGAGCAGCCACACCAAGGAACGAGTGACCATGGCCAAAGTGACCCTGGAAACCTTCTACAGCAACTTGATTGCTCAGCATGAGGAGCGGGAGATGAG GCAGCAGAAGTTGGAGAAGGTGATGGATCAGGAGGGCTTGGCTGATGAAGAG AAACGCATCCGCCGCTCCCAACATGCCAGGAAAGAGACAGAGTTTCTTCGTCTGAAACGCACTCGACTGGGCCTGGAGGACTTTGAGTCTCTCAAAGTTATTGGTCGAGGTGCATTTGGAGAG GTCCGTCTGGTGCAGAAGAAGGACACAGGTCACGTGTACGCCATGAAGATCCTCCGCAAGGCTGACATGCTTGAGAAAGAACAG GTGGGCCACATCCGTGCTGAGAGAGATATCCTGGTCGAAGCTGATAGTTTGTGGGTGGTCAAAATGTTTTACAGCTTCCAGGACAAGATGAACCTTTACCTCATCATGGAGTTCCTACCAGGAG GAGATATGATGACCCTGTTGATGAAGAAAGACACTCTGACAGAAGAAGCCACTCAGTTCTACATTGCAGAGACGGTGCTGGCCATCGACTCCATCCACCAACTTGGCTTCATTCACAGAGACATCAAGCCAGACAACCTTCTCCTAGATTCTAGG GGTCATGTGAAGCTTTCTGACTTTGGCCTGTGCACCGGGCTGAAGAGGGCTCACCGAACTGATTTCTACAAGAACCTCAACCATAGTCTCCCCAGTGACCTCAGTAAGCAAA CATTCCAGAACATGAACTCCAAGAGGAAAGCGGAGACGTGGAAGAGGAACAGGAGACAGCTG GCCTTCTCTACAGTGGGAACACCAGATTACATCGCCCCTGAGGTCTTCATGCAAAATGGATACAACAAGCTGTGTGACTGGTGGAGTCTTGGTGTCATCATGTATGAAATGCTGATAG GCTATCCACCGTTCTGCTCCGAGACCCCGCAGGAGACCTACAGGAAGGTCATGAACTGGAGGGAAACACTGACCTTTCCTCCAGAGGTGCCCATCTCAGAGAAGGCCAAGGACCTCATCCTCAG GTTCTGCTGTGAGGAGGAGCACCGGATCGGGGCCAGTGGCGTGGATGAGATCAAAAGCAACACATTCTTCGAGGGAGTGGACTACGACCATATCAG AGAGAGGCCTGCTGCCATTCCCATCGAGATCAAAAGCATTGACGACACATCCAACTTTGATGAATTCCCTGACTCAGATATCCTCCAGCCCACAG GTCCGGTAGCGTCTAACCAGTCTGAGGCAGACCTCAAAAGTAAGGACTGGGTCTTCATCAACTACACCTACAAACGCTTTGAGGGCCTGACAGCACGGGGGGCTATCCCCTCCTACATGAAGTCAGGGAGAAGATGA